Proteins encoded together in one Deinococcus hopiensis KR-140 window:
- a CDS encoding DUF4259 domain-containing protein, whose amino-acid sequence MNIWGTGSFENEVGAAFAEEVVQDGAFALAEAFDVALDPDTEFLAAEEGHRTLAAAEILAAVLTGDTSSLTGAALRAWVAGVDAAELAGLRESALEAVMRALGPESELPELWEGEDAEAWRADVERLRAELK is encoded by the coding sequence ATGAATATTTGGGGCACCGGCAGTTTCGAGAATGAGGTGGGCGCGGCCTTCGCGGAGGAAGTGGTGCAGGACGGCGCGTTCGCTCTGGCCGAGGCCTTCGACGTGGCGCTGGACCCCGACACGGAGTTCCTCGCTGCGGAGGAAGGCCACCGCACCCTCGCCGCCGCTGAAATCCTGGCCGCCGTGCTGACGGGAGATACGTCCAGCCTTACCGGCGCGGCCCTGCGCGCCTGGGTGGCGGGTGTGGACGCGGCGGAACTGGCGGGCTTGCGCGAGTCGGCCCTGGAGGCGGTGATGCGGGCGCTCGGCCCGGAGAGCGAACTGCCCGAGTTGTGGGAGGGCGAGGACGCCGAAGCCTGGCGCGCGGATGTGGAGCGCCTGCGCGCCGAGCTGAAATAG
- a CDS encoding M55 family metallopeptidase encodes MKVVISVDMEGVCGVSSWVQVSPPEFGGLVNGTEYQAARERMTLEAAAAAEGALAGGASAVLVNDSHDTMRNLLPELLPEQVRFTTGNDKPLSMVQGVQEPGVGALLFLGYHARAGSVRGPLAHTWNGFIRNVRIGGRDTGEYGLNALIAGHYGVPVVFAAGDDVAMAEIRDELGEGVVCVPVKEGLSTYAAVHLHPREAQRRIREGAEQAVRTADQARPYTTRWPARTELSFDRQARADQCERMPGVERVDGVTVAWNSPDALHLFGTFRTLARAADINVNA; translated from the coding sequence ATGAAAGTCGTCATCAGTGTGGATATGGAAGGCGTGTGCGGCGTTTCGAGCTGGGTGCAGGTCAGCCCTCCCGAATTCGGCGGTCTTGTAAACGGCACCGAGTACCAGGCCGCACGCGAACGGATGACGCTGGAGGCCGCGGCGGCTGCCGAGGGCGCGCTGGCGGGTGGGGCCAGCGCCGTGCTCGTCAACGATTCGCACGACACCATGCGCAACCTGCTGCCCGAGCTGCTGCCCGAACAGGTGCGCTTTACCACCGGCAACGACAAACCCCTCAGCATGGTGCAGGGCGTGCAGGAACCAGGCGTGGGCGCGCTGCTGTTCCTCGGCTACCACGCGCGGGCGGGAAGCGTGCGCGGGCCCCTCGCCCACACCTGGAACGGCTTTATTCGCAACGTCCGTATCGGTGGCCGTGACACAGGCGAGTACGGCCTCAATGCCCTGATCGCGGGACACTACGGCGTGCCTGTGGTCTTCGCGGCCGGAGACGACGTGGCGATGGCCGAGATTCGGGACGAGCTGGGGGAAGGGGTGGTGTGCGTGCCGGTGAAAGAAGGGCTGAGCACCTACGCCGCGGTTCACCTTCACCCCCGAGAGGCTCAACGCCGCATCCGTGAGGGGGCCGAGCAGGCGGTCAGGACCGCGGATCAGGCCAGGCCCTACACAACCCGCTGGCCCGCCCGCACAGAGCTGTCGTTCGACCGACAGGCGCGGGCGGACCAGTGTGAGCGGATGCCGGGTGTGGAGCGGGTGGACGGCGTAACGGTGGCCTGGAACAGTCCCGACGCCCTGCACCTGTTCGGCACGTTCCGCACCCTGGCGCGGGCGGCCGATATCAACGTGAACGCCTGA